One Terriglobia bacterium DNA segment encodes these proteins:
- a CDS encoding PBP1A family penicillin-binding protein has protein sequence MAVKLKLSKARKSAPIPPAAVKAAAAALIVVCTFLLSVFAWYYVKYQRIVDRRMSGRIFSNAAKIYALPREVRLGEKVTSQEIANQLRRAGYNDAGDSRFGTYHLQSGGIQIVPGTESYHSADGAVIHITDGRVDRIASTADKNGQDLSAYELEPQLVTALFEGEQRSKRRLISYYDIPKVLVDAVLAIEDRRFFEHGGVNYYRLAEAALVDLRFGGKPQQGGSTITMQIARGFFLTPEKKFTRKLSEMLIAVQLEQRFSKQQIFELYANSVYMGQRGSFTINGFGEAAQAYFGKDIKSLTLPEAALIAGMIQRPNYLNPYKNPERALERRNLVLESMVETGAINRDEADRAKATPLKLAPPNVDATDAPYFVDLVKDTLTQRYNERELNENSYRIYTTLDPDLQRAAAEAVQAGIKLVDEQVARLRTKRVKVGAGQTARTETKVLPGPQAQVALVALDPHSGAVLALIGGRNYGASQLNHAVARRPTGSIFKPFVYGAAINTALTNPEGAFTPASMVDDSPTTFSFGDQIYEPRNYKEEYHGPVTARYALAQSLNNATVKVAEMAGYENVAALANAAGITSVKATPAMALGAYDASPLDMASAYTVFANGGTHVSPIMVKSVRDAQGNVIEDYSPERRDVLDPRVAAVMTNMMEGVVNFGTAYPVRARGFSAPAAGKTGTSHDGWFAGYTSNLLCIVWIGFDDYSDLRLSGAVTAAPIWAEFMKRAVQMPQYRDVQSFPQPPGVVEVTLDKVTNRLATSTCPDDYTAEFIAGTEPRDTCDQSDHRSLFSRIFGLGAKPAPPVSNPQPQSGAQAQQQVGQQPPEKKKKGFFGKIFGVFKGEDDQNKQPPPANPPPPPNAGGSAPR, from the coding sequence GACCGCCGCATGAGCGGTCGCATCTTCTCCAACGCCGCCAAGATCTATGCCTTGCCCAGGGAAGTCCGCCTGGGCGAAAAGGTCACGAGCCAGGAGATCGCCAACCAGCTTCGCCGCGCCGGCTACAACGACGCCGGCGACAGTCGCTTCGGCACGTACCACCTGCAGAGCGGTGGGATCCAGATCGTCCCCGGCACGGAGTCTTATCACAGCGCCGATGGGGCGGTGATCCACATCACTGACGGCAGGGTGGACCGCATCGCCTCCACGGCCGACAAGAACGGCCAGGACCTGTCCGCCTACGAGCTCGAGCCGCAGCTGGTCACCGCCCTGTTCGAAGGCGAACAGCGCTCCAAGCGGCGCCTCATCAGCTACTACGACATTCCCAAGGTCCTGGTCGACGCCGTCCTCGCCATCGAGGATCGCCGCTTCTTCGAACACGGCGGCGTGAACTACTACCGGCTGGCCGAGGCCGCGCTGGTGGACCTCCGCTTCGGCGGCAAGCCGCAGCAGGGCGGCTCCACCATCACCATGCAGATCGCCCGCGGCTTCTTTCTGACCCCGGAGAAGAAGTTCACCCGCAAGCTCTCCGAGATGCTCATCGCCGTGCAGTTGGAGCAACGCTTCAGCAAGCAGCAGATCTTCGAGCTCTACGCCAATTCGGTGTACATGGGCCAGCGCGGCTCGTTCACCATCAACGGCTTCGGTGAGGCCGCGCAGGCCTATTTCGGCAAGGACATCAAATCGCTGACCCTGCCTGAAGCGGCCTTGATCGCGGGCATGATCCAGCGCCCCAACTACCTGAATCCCTACAAGAACCCCGAGCGCGCTCTCGAGCGCCGCAACCTGGTGCTGGAGTCCATGGTCGAGACCGGCGCCATCAACCGCGACGAGGCCGACCGTGCCAAGGCCACGCCGCTCAAGCTCGCGCCCCCCAACGTCGACGCCACCGACGCTCCCTACTTCGTGGACCTGGTCAAAGACACGCTCACCCAGCGTTACAACGAGCGGGAACTGAACGAGAACTCCTATCGCATCTACACCACGCTCGATCCAGACCTGCAGCGGGCCGCCGCCGAGGCGGTCCAGGCAGGCATCAAGCTGGTGGACGAGCAGGTCGCCAGGCTGCGCACCAAGCGCGTGAAGGTAGGCGCCGGCCAGACCGCCAGGACCGAGACCAAAGTCCTGCCCGGCCCGCAGGCCCAGGTCGCGCTCGTCGCCCTCGATCCCCACAGCGGAGCGGTGCTGGCGCTGATCGGCGGCCGCAACTACGGCGCCAGCCAGTTGAACCACGCTGTCGCCAGGCGTCCCACCGGCTCGATCTTCAAGCCGTTCGTCTACGGGGCGGCCATCAATACCGCTCTCACCAATCCCGAGGGCGCCTTCACTCCCGCGTCGATGGTGGACGATTCCCCGACCACCTTCAGCTTCGGCGACCAGATCTACGAGCCGCGGAACTACAAAGAGGAGTACCACGGCCCGGTGACCGCCCGGTATGCGCTGGCGCAATCCTTGAATAATGCGACGGTGAAGGTGGCGGAGATGGCCGGCTATGAGAACGTCGCCGCTCTGGCGAACGCCGCGGGCATCACCTCCGTGAAGGCCACGCCTGCCATGGCCCTCGGTGCCTACGACGCCAGCCCGCTCGACATGGCCAGCGCCTACACCGTCTTCGCCAATGGCGGCACTCATGTGTCGCCCATCATGGTCAAGTCCGTGCGCGACGCTCAGGGCAACGTCATCGAAGACTACAGCCCCGAAAGGCGCGATGTGCTCGATCCCCGCGTTGCCGCTGTCATGACCAACATGATGGAGGGCGTGGTCAATTTCGGCACCGCTTACCCGGTGCGCGCTCGCGGCTTCAGCGCCCCCGCCGCAGGGAAGACCGGCACTTCGCACGACGGCTGGTTCGCCGGCTACACCAGCAACCTGCTCTGCATTGTCTGGATCGGCTTCGACGACTACAGCGACCTGCGCCTGAGCGGGGCGGTGACCGCGGCGCCCATCTGGGCCGAATTCATGAAACGGGCCGTGCAGATGCCGCAGTACCGCGATGTCCAGTCGTTTCCCCAGCCTCCCGGCGTGGTCGAAGTCACCCTCGACAAGGTGACCAACCGCCTGGCCACCTCCACCTGCCCCGACGACTACACCGCCGAGTTCATCGCCGGCACCGAACCGCGCGACACCTGCGACCAGAGCGACCACCGCAGTTTGTTCTCCCGCATCTTCGGCCTCGGAGCCAAGCCGGCCCCTCCGGTGTCTAACCCTCAACCGCAATCCGGGGCACAGGCCCAGCAGCAAGTCGGCCAGCAGCCACCGGAGAAAAAGAAAAAAGGTTTCTTTGGGAAAATCTTTGGTGTCTTCAAGGGTGAGGACGACCAGAACAAGCAGCCACCGCCCGCCAATCCGCCCCCGCCTCCCAACGCGGGCGGCAGCGCTCCTCGCTAG